A region from the Malus domestica chromosome 07, GDT2T_hap1 genome encodes:
- the LOC103432972 gene encoding LOW QUALITY PROTEIN: rhodanese-like domain-containing protein 7 (The sequence of the model RefSeq protein was modified relative to this genomic sequence to represent the inferred CDS: deleted 2 bases in 1 codon) has product MRTLPPAVHSMLSWRSPPSLSLRMLWLPPLHSVNPNPRLHPASSVLPPSNRPPQSFFNPSWIPVSDSRCVPQSMTLSRCFSGPTSPVPIPSSPESDNSDSQILVVVSFYKFADFPDHASLRQPLKQLCEELHVSGGIILAREGINGSICGTRESVEKVLEFIQNDNCLEGLRRLESLVSPEEEAIHALHWLWHTSSSPLAAGEDAPFRWDHVRVKLKKEIVSLGMPDVSPMEKVGKYVSPRDWNALISDPDTVVIDVRNNYETRIGKFKGAVDPCTKAFREFPSWVDDQFQPSESENGHSEVKLNSPNESINNQLEISKPKTPLKVAMYCTGGIRCEKASSFLLSKGFEEVYHLEGGILKYLEEVPRTESLWEGECFVFDKRVSVEHGLAQGTHKLCYGCKQPVSDADMESPQWEHGVTCPYCFSSKSDEEKDRARARQRQFETWGIIDGQDKGRKPDSTKQSATNLSNSV; this is encoded by the exons ATGCGAACCTTACCTCCCGCGGTCCACTCCATGCTAAGCTGGAGGTCACCTCCATCACTGTCGCTGAGGATGCTATGGTTACCTCCACTGCACTCcgtaaaccctaaccctagattGCATCCCGCCTCTTCAGTTTTGCCGCCCTCCAATCGACCCCCTCAGTCGTTTTTCAACCCCAGTTGGATTCCGGTCTCCGATTCTCGCTGCGTCCCTCAAAGCATGACGCTTTCCAGGTGCTTCTCCGGGCCCACCAGTCCGGTCCCGATTCCGAGCTCTCCCGAGTCGGATAACTCGGATTCGCAGATTCTCGTGGTGGTCTCCTTCTACAAGTTCGCTGATTTTCCTGACCATGCTTCTCTGCGGCAACCATTGAAGCAGCTCTGCGAAGAACT TCATGTTTCAGGCGGTATCATACTTGCCCGGGAAGGGATAAATGGGAGCATTTGTGGGACAAGAGAATCGGTGGAGAAAGTTCTTGAGTTCATCCAAAATGATAACTGCCTTGAGGGACTAAGAAGATTGGAGTCACTTGTTAGTCCTGAGGAGGAAGCTATTCAT GCCCTTCATTGGCTTTGGCACACTAGCAGTTCTCCTCTGGCAGCAGGGGAAGATGCGCCCTTCAGATGGGATCATGTGAGGGTCAAGTTGAAGAAGGAG ATTGTTAGTCTTGGAATGCCTGATGTATCTCCAATGGAAAAGGTCGGAAAGTATGTGAGTCCACGGGATTGGAATGCATTGATTAGTGATCCAGATACA GTGGTTATTGATGTGCGCAATAATTACGAAACTAGAATAGGGAAGTTCAAGGGAGCAGTTGATCCGTGCACTAAAGCATTCCGAGAGTTCCCATCTTGGGTAGACGATCAGTTTCAACCTTCAGAATCTGAGAATGGTCATTCAGAGGTGAAACTCAACAGTCCAAATGAAAGCATCAACAATCAGCTCGAGAtatcaaaaccaaaaacacCTCTGAAAGTTGCCATGTACTGTACTGGGGGAATTAGATGTGAGAAAGCTTCAAGTTTTCTCCTCAGCAAGGGCTTCGAAGAG GTTTATCATCTAGAAGGCGGAATTCTGAAGTATCTTGAGGAAGTTCCGCGGACAGAGAGCCTGTGGGAGGGAGAGTGCTTTGTCTTTGACAAGAGAGTCTCGGTTGAGCATGGGTTAGCACAGGGAACTCACAAATTATGCTACGGGTGTAAGCAACCGGTCAGTGATGCCGATATGGAGTCTCCTCAGTGGGAACACGGAGTTACTTGTCCGTACTGTTTCTCGTCAAAATCTGATGAAGAGAAGGATAGGGCAAGAGCTCGACAAAGGCAATTTGAGACATGGGGGATCATCGATGGTCAGGACAAGGGACGGAAACCGGATAGTACCAAGCAGAGCGCTACTAATCTATCAAATTCAGTTTGA
- the LOC139197819 gene encoding uncharacterized protein, whose product MRREDRESDEEVQVNPYFRQKQDRVGRPGFSYHQKVIVALRMMAYASLADLMDETHGMSESTCLDTLEQFRDTIVQVYKDEYLREPNQEYLNRLIRKAEDYGFSGMIGSLDCMHWDWKNCLTGWQ is encoded by the exons atgagacgagaagatagggagtctgatgaagaagttcaa GTCAATCCATATTTTCGACAGAAGCAGGACAGAGTAGGCCGCCCTGGTTTCTCATATCATCAGAAGGTTATTGTTGCACTCCGAATGATGGCCTATGCCTCTCTAGCTGATTTGatggatgaaacccatggtatgtctgagtctacatgccttgatactcttGAACAATTCCGTGACACAATTGTTCAGGTTTACAAAGATGAGTACCTCCGCGAGCCAAATCAAGAATATCTGAATCGGCTCATTCGCAAAGCTGAAGACTATGGGTTTTcgggcatgatagggtcattagactgcatgcattgggattggaagaactgtcTCACCGGATGGCAATGA
- the LOC103432931 gene encoding transcription elongation factor TFIIS-like — MEKELLELFDAVKKTADAATSCDGGIEETQCLEAFEQLRNFPVTHQILVSTQVGKRLRHLTKHPRKKIQSVASGLLDKWKEIVMIEVEKTAKNVNLERIDSLKRDSPRADSPRPEKVQKTSAVKVEKVSKAEPVEVKKVDRDVKPRSENAYGSGAVKTERKVPNPNPVRTEKAASAETVKVEMIAKEVKKPALNSSDPPKLTSMIKCNDTARDKVRVLLHEALSKVAAEGDERFADEVNAADPIRVAVTVESVLFENWGGSTGSQKAKYRSLIFNLKDQKNLDFRRKVLLGHIKAERLVNLSTAEMASDQRQEETKKLEEKALFECERGGPPKATTDQFKCGRCGQRKTTYYQMQTRSADEPMTTYVTCVNCNNRWKFC, encoded by the exons ATGGAGAAGGAGCTTCTGGAGTTGTTCGACGCCGTGAAGAAGACGGCGGACGCCGCCACATCTTGCGACGGAGGAATCGAGGAAACCCAATGCCTTGAGGCCTTCGAGCAGCTCAGGAATTTTCCCGTCACTCATCAAATCCTCGTCTCAACCCAA GTTGGGAAGCGTCTTCGACATCTCACAAAGCATCCTAGAAAGAAAATCCAGTCTGTTGCTTCTGGCCTGTTGGATAAATGGAAAGAGATTGTTATGATCGAGGTAGAAAAAACTGCGAAAAATGTGAACTTGGAGAGAATAGACTCTCTAAAACGTGATTCTCCACGTGCCGACAGCCCCAGGCCTGAGAAGGTTCAGAAGACATCTGCTGTGAAGGTTGAGAAGGTTTCCAAGGCTGAACCTGTTGAGGTTAAGAAGGTTGATCGTGATGTCAAACCAAGATCTGAGAATGCTTATGGTTCCGGAGCTGTCAAAACAGAAAGGAAGGTTCCAAATCCTAATCCTGTCAGGACTGAGAAAGCTGCTTCAGCGGAGACTGTTAAGGTTGAAATGATAGCCAAAGAAGTGAAGAAACCAGCACTCAACTCCTCTGATCCCCCAAAGTTAACCTCTATGATTAAGTGTAATGATACAGCTCGGGACAAAGTAAGGGTACTGCTGCATGAGGCCTTGTCAAAGGTTGCTGCGGAGGGTGATGAAAGGTTTGCCGATGAGGTGAATGCAGCTGATCCTATTCGAGTTGCTGTCACTGTGGAATCTGTGCTCTTTGAGAATTGGGGTGGTTCCACCGGCTCTCAGAAGGCTAAGTATCGATCTTTGATTTTCAACCTGAAGGACCAAAAGAACCTAGATTTCCGGAGAAAAGTTCTGCTTGGACATATCAAGGCAGAGAGGCTTGTGAACCTGTCAACAGCGGAAATGGCAAGTGATCAGAGGCAAGAGGAGACCAAGAAGCTTGAAGAAAAAGCATTGTTTGAGTGCGAGCGTGGAGGGCCACCAAAAGCGACAACCGATCAATTCAAATGTGGTCGGTGTGGGCAGCGCAAGACCACCTACTACCAAATGCAGACCCGGAGTGCGGATGAACCTATGACAACATATGTAACATGTGTAAACTGCAATAACCGTTGGAAGTTCTGTTAG